A genomic window from Fibrobacterota bacterium includes:
- the ahpF gene encoding alkyl hydroperoxide reductase subunit F, whose amino-acid sequence MLDQDLLEQLRTLFQPIQSRLTLVQAPGEHAQQEELREMLQGVASASDQIDWVESGHPSPTPRFAIHRDGSPTGIVFRAIPGGHEFTSLVLAILNADGKGKIPDDGIQARIKALRGPVRLRTFVSLECTNCPDVVQALNLMALVHDDFQHETWDGALFESEVERLKIQGVPAVFSGDTLLHVGKSDLSGLLDTLEEKLGKSESVGNAPGTRHEFDLVVVGGGPAGAAAAIYSVRKGLKVGLVAGRIGGQVQDTLGIENLISVPYTEGPKLASDLRSHLDAAGVVVLENRTVESILDEESTKTLRLKGGETAVAGQVILATGAKWRELGVPGEKEHIGRGVAFCPHCDGPFYKGRRVAVIGGGNSGVEAAIDLAGICSEVTLLEFGDTLRADAVLQRKLASLPNTSVVVSARTTEVVGDGQKVTSIKWEDRVSKEIKEKELDGVFVQIGLAPNSGAFKDLLETNRAGEIVVDDRGRTSRAGIYAAGDVTTAPFKQIIIGMGDGAKVALAAFDDRIRGR is encoded by the coding sequence ATGCTCGACCAAGACCTCCTCGAACAACTCCGCACTCTCTTCCAACCCATCCAGTCGCGACTCACCCTGGTCCAGGCACCGGGCGAGCACGCCCAACAAGAGGAGTTGCGTGAAATGTTGCAGGGCGTGGCCTCCGCGTCCGACCAGATCGATTGGGTGGAATCCGGCCATCCGTCCCCCACGCCTCGCTTTGCCATCCACCGCGACGGCTCCCCCACCGGCATCGTGTTCCGGGCCATTCCCGGCGGCCACGAGTTCACTTCCTTGGTGCTGGCGATCCTCAACGCCGACGGCAAGGGAAAGATCCCGGACGATGGCATCCAGGCCCGCATCAAGGCTTTGCGGGGACCCGTTCGCCTGCGGACCTTCGTGAGCCTGGAATGCACCAACTGCCCGGACGTGGTCCAGGCACTGAATTTGATGGCGCTCGTGCACGACGACTTCCAGCACGAGACCTGGGATGGAGCTTTGTTCGAGAGCGAAGTGGAACGGCTGAAGATCCAAGGCGTCCCCGCGGTCTTTTCCGGCGACACCCTCCTGCACGTTGGCAAAAGCGATCTGTCCGGACTTCTGGATACCCTCGAGGAAAAACTGGGCAAGTCAGAATCTGTCGGAAACGCGCCCGGGACGCGCCACGAATTCGACCTCGTGGTGGTGGGCGGCGGACCGGCGGGTGCGGCCGCGGCCATCTACAGCGTCCGCAAGGGACTGAAGGTGGGGCTCGTGGCGGGAAGGATCGGCGGTCAGGTCCAGGACACGCTGGGCATCGAAAACCTGATTTCCGTCCCGTACACCGAAGGCCCCAAGCTCGCCTCCGACCTGCGCTCCCATCTGGATGCGGCGGGAGTGGTGGTGCTGGAAAACCGCACCGTGGAATCCATCCTGGACGAGGAATCCACCAAGACACTCCGCCTCAAGGGCGGAGAAACGGCCGTGGCGGGCCAAGTGATCCTGGCCACCGGTGCGAAATGGCGCGAACTCGGCGTGCCCGGCGAGAAGGAACACATCGGACGCGGCGTGGCCTTCTGCCCGCACTGCGACGGGCCGTTCTACAAGGGCCGGCGCGTGGCGGTGATCGGCGGGGGCAATTCCGGCGTGGAGGCGGCCATCGATCTGGCCGGCATCTGCTCGGAAGTCACGCTCCTGGAATTCGGCGACACCTTGCGGGCCGATGCCGTGCTGCAGCGCAAGCTCGCGAGCCTGCCCAACACCAGCGTGGTGGTGTCTGCACGCACCACGGAGGTGGTGGGTGACGGACAGAAAGTGACATCCATCAAGTGGGAAGACCGTGTCTCCAAGGAGATCAAGGAGAAGGAACTGGACGGGGTCTTCGTGCAAATCGGTCTGGCCCCCAACTCCGGCGCCTTCAAGGACCTGCTGGAGACCAACCGTGCCGGCGAGATCGTGGTGGACGACCGCGGCCGCACCTCGCGCGCCGGGATCTACGCGGCTGGCGACGTGACCACGGCGCCCTTCAAGCAGATCATCATCGGGATGGGAGACGGCGCGAAGGTGGCTCTGGCCGCCTTCGACGATCGGATTCGTGGGCGCTGA
- a CDS encoding AAA family ATPase yields the protein MIRRPQYLEQIAPFVGAPMIKVLTGIRRCGKSCLLQQVRELLAEQDPEPSVHWIDMELSKNSGFRQAGVFETYLDGLRASPQGPRAILIDEVQEIPEWERSVNSLLKEGVGHLLDGVEFPPAVRRTGHAAGR from the coding sequence ATGATCCGCCGACCGCAATACCTCGAGCAGATCGCCCCCTTTGTGGGGGCTCCCATGATCAAGGTCCTCACCGGCATTCGTCGTTGTGGAAAGAGCTGTCTTCTCCAGCAGGTGCGCGAGCTTTTGGCAGAACAAGATCCTGAGCCAAGCGTCCACTGGATCGACATGGAGCTCTCGAAAAACTCCGGTTTCCGACAGGCTGGGGTGTTTGAAACGTATTTGGATGGCCTACGAGCCTCGCCTCAAGGCCCTCGGGCCATCCTGATCGATGAGGTCCAGGAGATTCCAGAGTGGGAGCGTTCCGTGAACAGCCTCCTCAAGGAGGGGGTGGGACATCTACTTGACGGGGTCGAATTCCCGCCTGCTGTCCGGCGAACTGGCCACGCTGCTGGCAGGTAG
- a CDS encoding ATP-binding protein, with product MTGSNSRLLSGELATLLAGRYVEIHVLPLGYQEHLQFCGRPDSPEEFQSFLRFGGLPGLRELPEMERPRLQYLQAVQDSVLLRDVIERNAIRDPKTLESVLDFVYDNVGAFTSAKSMSEFLKSQRVNISIVTLQNYLRALESGYAIYQAKRYDIKGRKHLELISKYFLADLGLRFARIGSRDRDISGLLENTVFLELLRRGFSVSIGRIGEFEVDFVAEKDGKRLYVQVATTLLDPKTRDREFRSLEAIDDNFPKFVLSLDAHESHQDGILQVPLRRFLLDPHWSKG from the coding sequence TTGACGGGGTCGAATTCCCGCCTGCTGTCCGGCGAACTGGCCACGCTGCTGGCAGGTAGGTACGTCGAAATCCATGTCCTTCCTTTGGGCTACCAGGAACACCTGCAATTTTGCGGTAGACCGGACTCCCCCGAGGAGTTTCAGTCCTTCCTGCGCTTTGGTGGACTGCCAGGCCTCCGGGAATTGCCGGAGATGGAGCGACCACGCTTACAATACCTGCAAGCCGTGCAGGACTCCGTGCTCCTGCGCGATGTCATCGAACGCAACGCGATCCGGGATCCCAAAACGCTGGAATCCGTGCTCGACTTCGTTTACGACAACGTGGGTGCGTTCACCAGCGCGAAATCCATGAGCGAATTCCTGAAATCGCAACGCGTGAACATCTCGATCGTGACTCTTCAAAACTACCTCCGGGCGTTGGAGTCGGGATACGCGATCTACCAGGCGAAACGCTACGACATCAAGGGCCGCAAGCACCTGGAGCTGATTTCCAAATATTTCCTTGCGGACCTCGGTCTTCGGTTTGCGCGCATCGGAAGCCGGGACCGCGACATTTCCGGTCTCCTGGAGAACACGGTGTTCCTGGAGCTCTTGCGTCGCGGCTTTTCCGTGAGCATCGGCCGTATCGGGGAATTCGAAGTGGATTTCGTCGCCGAGAAAGACGGAAAACGGCTGTACGTACAGGTGGCCACAACGCTGCTGGATCCGAAGACCCGCGACCGCGAATTCAGGTCCTTGGAGGCGATCGACGACAATTTCCCCAAGTTCGTGCTTTCGTTGGACGCCCATGAATCACACCAGGACGGGATTCTGCAGGTTCCCCTGAGGCGGTTTTTGCTCGACCCGCACTGGTCGAAGGGCTGA
- a CDS encoding rubrerythrin family protein: protein MSELKGSRTEKHLLMSFAGESQARNRYNMFASKARKEGLEQIAAIFDETAAQEQEHAKRFFSFLKGGDLEITATFPAGKVGTTLENLEASAMGEEHEWQIDYPEFARIAREEGFEAIAKLWDAVSVAEKQHGKRYRDLFKNLSEGKVFKKDGKVVWRCINCGYLHEADEAPKVCPACAHTQGYFELLGENW, encoded by the coding sequence ATGTCAGAGCTCAAGGGATCCCGTACCGAAAAACACCTTTTGATGTCGTTTGCCGGCGAATCGCAAGCCCGCAACCGCTACAACATGTTCGCAAGCAAGGCCCGCAAGGAAGGCTTGGAACAGATCGCGGCAATTTTTGACGAAACCGCCGCCCAGGAACAGGAACACGCCAAACGCTTCTTCTCCTTTTTGAAGGGTGGAGACCTGGAAATCACCGCCACATTCCCCGCCGGCAAGGTGGGCACCACGCTGGAGAACCTGGAAGCCTCGGCGATGGGCGAAGAGCACGAATGGCAGATCGACTACCCCGAGTTCGCGCGCATCGCCCGCGAGGAAGGCTTCGAAGCCATCGCCAAGCTCTGGGACGCGGTCTCCGTGGCGGAAAAGCAGCACGGCAAGCGCTACCGCGACTTGTTCAAGAACCTCTCCGAAGGCAAGGTCTTCAAGAAGGACGGCAAGGTGGTCTGGCGCTGCATCAACTGCGGCTACCTCCACGAAGCCGACGAAGCTCCCAAGGTCTGCCCCGCCTGCGCGCATACGCAGGGATACTTCGAGCTGTTGGGCGAGAACTGGTAG
- the katG gene encoding catalase/peroxidase HPI produces MSEHGKCPFTGHTGSNTTGQGTTNRDWWPEQLNLAILHQEAPASNPLGEGFDYAKEFAKLDYQALKGDLQALMTDSQDWWPADWGHYGGLFVRMTWHSAGTYRTFDGRGGGGRGNQRFAPLNSWPDNGNLDKARRLLWPIKRKYGNQISWADLLILAGNVALESMGFKTLGFGGGREDIWQPEEDVYWGREKMWLASSDKADSRYSGKRDLENPLAAVQMGLIYVNPEGPDGKPDPVASGRDVRETFARMAMDDEETVALVAGGHTFGKAHGAGDPALVGPEPEAAPIEEQGLGWKNSFGTGKGVHTTTSGIEGAWKPNPTKWDNGYLETLFGYEWELVKSPAGAKQWVAKDVKPEHMIPDAHDPSKKHAPMMTTADLALRYDPVYEPIARRFLANPAAFADAFAHAWFKLTHRDMGPKSRLLGPEVPAEELIWQDPVPQANHPLMDNSDIATLKSKILATGLSVSDLVFVAWASASTFRGSDKRGGANGARIRLAPQKDWETNEPARLAKVLAVLEKLKTDFDSTASSGKKVSLADMIVLGGSAAIEAAAKSAGHDITVPFRPGRTDASMEQTDAASFSVLEPCYDGFRNFAKTDGIPLERPLLDKAQLLTLSAPEMTVLVGGLRVLGANSGGSAKGVLTQRAGTLSNDFFANLLDMGTVWKPIAGSSDYEGRDRATGLSKWTGSRVDLLFGSNSQLRAIAEVYAQDDAKEKFVRDFVAAWTKVMELDRFDLK; encoded by the coding sequence ATGAGCGAACACGGAAAATGCCCATTCACAGGGCACACCGGCAGCAACACGACCGGCCAAGGCACCACCAACCGCGACTGGTGGCCCGAACAATTGAACCTGGCGATCCTGCACCAGGAAGCTCCCGCCTCGAACCCGCTCGGCGAGGGTTTTGATTATGCGAAGGAGTTCGCGAAGCTCGACTACCAGGCGCTGAAGGGCGACTTGCAGGCGTTGATGACCGATTCGCAGGACTGGTGGCCCGCCGACTGGGGGCACTACGGAGGGCTGTTCGTCCGCATGACCTGGCACAGCGCCGGCACTTATCGGACCTTCGATGGTCGCGGTGGAGGCGGACGTGGTAACCAGCGCTTCGCACCGCTCAACAGCTGGCCCGACAACGGGAATCTGGACAAGGCTCGGCGATTGTTGTGGCCGATCAAACGTAAATACGGCAACCAGATCTCGTGGGCCGACCTCCTGATCCTGGCCGGGAACGTGGCGCTGGAGTCGATGGGCTTCAAGACCTTGGGCTTTGGCGGCGGTCGTGAGGATATTTGGCAACCCGAAGAAGACGTCTACTGGGGACGCGAGAAAATGTGGCTTGCCAGCAGCGACAAAGCCGACAGCCGCTACTCCGGAAAGCGCGACTTGGAAAATCCACTGGCCGCCGTGCAGATGGGCCTGATCTATGTGAATCCAGAAGGCCCCGATGGCAAACCCGATCCAGTTGCATCGGGCCGCGACGTGCGCGAAACCTTCGCGCGCATGGCCATGGACGACGAGGAGACGGTCGCGCTTGTAGCGGGCGGTCATACCTTCGGCAAAGCCCACGGAGCGGGAGATCCGGCGCTTGTTGGCCCGGAGCCAGAGGCCGCTCCTATCGAAGAACAGGGGTTGGGCTGGAAGAACTCGTTCGGGACCGGCAAAGGTGTGCACACCACCACCAGCGGCATCGAGGGTGCCTGGAAGCCCAACCCCACCAAGTGGGACAACGGCTACCTGGAAACCCTGTTCGGGTACGAATGGGAGTTGGTGAAGAGTCCCGCCGGTGCCAAGCAGTGGGTAGCCAAGGATGTCAAACCCGAGCACATGATCCCCGACGCCCACGACCCATCGAAAAAACACGCTCCAATGATGACCACGGCCGACCTCGCGCTGCGATACGATCCGGTCTACGAACCCATCGCCCGGCGGTTCTTGGCAAACCCCGCCGCGTTCGCCGATGCGTTCGCCCACGCCTGGTTCAAGCTCACCCACCGCGACATGGGCCCGAAGTCTCGCCTTCTGGGCCCGGAAGTCCCTGCCGAAGAACTGATCTGGCAGGATCCGGTCCCCCAAGCGAACCACCCGCTGATGGACAACTCCGACATCGCCACCCTCAAGTCGAAGATCCTGGCGACGGGGCTTTCCGTGTCGGATCTTGTCTTTGTCGCGTGGGCGTCGGCGAGCACCTTCCGTGGATCCGACAAGCGCGGCGGAGCAAACGGCGCCAGGATCCGGCTTGCCCCACAAAAGGACTGGGAAACCAACGAGCCCGCTCGACTCGCGAAGGTCCTGGCGGTTCTGGAAAAACTGAAGACAGATTTTGACTCCACGGCTTCCAGCGGGAAGAAAGTTTCGCTTGCCGACATGATCGTGCTGGGCGGTTCGGCCGCCATCGAGGCTGCGGCGAAGTCGGCGGGACACGACATCACGGTTCCGTTCCGCCCGGGCCGCACCGATGCGAGCATGGAGCAGACCGACGCCGCGTCGTTTTCCGTCCTGGAGCCCTGCTACGACGGATTCCGCAATTTCGCCAAGACCGACGGAATCCCCTTGGAACGGCCCCTGCTCGACAAGGCGCAACTACTGACCTTGAGCGCACCCGAAATGACAGTCCTTGTGGGTGGACTTCGGGTTCTGGGCGCCAATTCGGGTGGTTCGGCCAAGGGTGTGCTCACCCAACGCGCCGGAACGCTGTCCAACGATTTCTTCGCGAACCTGCTCGACATGGGCACGGTCTGGAAGCCGATCGCGGGAAGCTCCGACTACGAGGGACGTGATCGCGCCACGGGCTTGTCCAAATGGACGGGGTCGCGAGTGGACCTGCTGTTCGGTTCCAACTCGCAGTTGCGAGCGATCGCCGAGGTCTACGCCCAGGACGACGCCAAGGAGAAGTTCGTGCGCGACTTCGTGGCCGCATGGACCAAAGTGATGGAACTCGACCGGTTCGATCTGAAGTGA
- a CDS encoding ferrous iron transport protein A has protein sequence MINRLSQMLTNQEASIRSVGGHATLSQRIQELGFTPGAKVRLVAKAAFGGAMAFQVRGSTIALRRADAACVEI, from the coding sequence GTGATCAATCGTCTTTCCCAAATGCTCACCAACCAAGAGGCTTCCATCCGTAGTGTTGGAGGCCACGCCACCCTGAGCCAACGCATCCAAGAGCTCGGATTCACTCCCGGTGCCAAGGTGCGCCTTGTCGCCAAGGCGGCCTTCGGCGGTGCCATGGCCTTCCAGGTCCGAGGATCCACCATCGCATTGCGCCGCGCCGATGCGGCCTGTGTCGAGATCTGA
- a CDS encoding ferrous iron transporter B: protein MSNSEAPKIVVLLGAPNSGKTSLYNHLTGSRYKTVNYPGATVEYSMGKLRAPGEPTRAHSHDADCHPPAHGLSIEQGTVQIMDTPGIVSIVARSQDEQVALSALSSLDTVIGTSYRSPHLLVVLLDATQPARHLPLVREVIKAGFPTVVALTMNDLARKKGWDLDPNKLSESIGAPVVEVDGRTGVGISDLVSSLEALLPEQPAKVTLPSSVSEALIQDNFRWADHVAARAIRNGSTPPASVNPGLGRIDRIVMHPVLGLLVFIAVMTGLFWSVFSASAPFMDFAEGLFGSLGEWVGSMLGEGWLKGLLVDGIIAGGGAVFVFVPQIAILFLALGILEDSGYLARGAMIVDRFLVLIGLNGKSFVPLLSGAACAIPAAMAARTIPGRRERYLTLLVIPLMSCSARLPVWGLLLAFLAPPDRPLWGGLALTGIYLLSLVFASAVAVVGGKILRIEPSHTGFQVELPMWRPPTFRTVVVSAWDRTVSYVKRAGLTILAVSVAFWVFMTFPSPENSAMMILGKLLDPVFTPMGLDWKVGVALIAAFAAREVFVSALAVVYSVQGTEDSTDGLLEVMRQATFEGTSQMVFTPSSVAGLIVFFLIALQCLTTVAVMRKEVSNRFALGQLCGFVLLAWILAVATVQGLRLVGVH, encoded by the coding sequence ATGTCGAACTCTGAAGCACCAAAAATTGTCGTCCTGCTCGGCGCCCCCAATTCCGGCAAGACCAGCCTCTACAACCATCTCACCGGATCGCGCTATAAAACGGTCAATTATCCGGGCGCCACGGTGGAATACTCGATGGGCAAGCTTCGAGCACCGGGTGAACCCACCCGAGCGCACAGCCACGACGCCGACTGCCACCCCCCCGCACATGGCTTGTCCATCGAACAAGGGACGGTCCAGATCATGGACACGCCAGGCATCGTTTCGATCGTGGCACGCTCGCAGGACGAACAGGTCGCCTTGTCCGCGCTCTCCTCGCTGGACACTGTCATCGGGACTTCCTACAGATCGCCGCATCTGCTTGTGGTGCTCCTCGATGCGACACAGCCCGCACGCCATCTTCCGCTGGTTCGCGAGGTGATCAAGGCGGGATTTCCCACCGTGGTCGCTCTGACAATGAACGATCTGGCGCGCAAAAAAGGCTGGGATCTGGATCCCAACAAGCTCTCCGAATCGATTGGTGCACCCGTTGTGGAAGTGGACGGGCGTACCGGAGTCGGAATTTCTGATCTGGTCTCGAGCCTCGAAGCCCTGCTCCCCGAACAACCCGCCAAGGTCACGCTGCCCAGTTCCGTCTCCGAAGCGCTAATCCAGGACAATTTCCGCTGGGCCGACCATGTCGCCGCACGCGCCATCCGCAACGGCTCCACTCCTCCAGCCTCCGTGAACCCGGGACTGGGTCGTATCGACCGCATTGTCATGCATCCGGTGCTAGGTCTGCTGGTGTTCATCGCGGTGATGACCGGCTTGTTCTGGTCGGTCTTTTCAGCGTCCGCTCCGTTCATGGATTTCGCCGAAGGACTGTTCGGATCGTTGGGAGAATGGGTGGGCTCGATGCTCGGAGAAGGTTGGCTCAAAGGCCTGCTCGTCGATGGCATCATCGCTGGAGGAGGAGCCGTCTTCGTGTTCGTTCCACAAATCGCCATCCTCTTCCTGGCCCTGGGAATCCTGGAGGATTCCGGGTATCTGGCGCGGGGAGCCATGATCGTCGATCGCTTCCTGGTGCTCATCGGGTTGAACGGGAAATCGTTCGTTCCGTTGCTTTCCGGGGCCGCGTGCGCGATTCCCGCCGCGATGGCCGCCCGCACCATTCCCGGTCGCCGCGAACGATATCTGACACTTCTTGTCATCCCTCTCATGAGCTGTTCGGCACGACTTCCCGTGTGGGGCCTGTTGCTTGCATTCCTGGCACCGCCCGATCGCCCGTTGTGGGGAGGGCTTGCGTTGACGGGCATCTATCTGCTCAGCTTGGTATTCGCCTCGGCGGTGGCCGTAGTGGGCGGAAAGATCCTGCGCATCGAGCCGTCACACACGGGATTCCAAGTTGAACTTCCCATGTGGCGCCCTCCCACGTTCCGGACCGTGGTTGTTTCCGCCTGGGACCGCACGGTGAGCTACGTGAAGCGCGCAGGACTCACCATTCTGGCCGTGTCGGTGGCGTTTTGGGTGTTCATGACCTTCCCTTCGCCGGAAAACTCCGCGATGATGATCCTCGGCAAGCTGTTGGACCCGGTGTTCACCCCGATGGGATTGGATTGGAAAGTCGGCGTGGCGCTCATCGCGGCCTTCGCGGCCCGCGAAGTGTTCGTGAGTGCGTTGGCGGTTGTGTATTCCGTCCAGGGGACTGAAGATTCCACGGACGGCTTGTTGGAAGTCATGCGCCAGGCCACTTTCGAGGGCACAAGCCAGATGGTTTTCACCCCCTCCAGTGTGGCGGGACTGATCGTGTTCTTCCTGATCGCCCTCCAATGCTTGACCACCGTGGCCGTCATGCGCAAGGAAGTCTCCAACCGCTTCGCTCTTGGCCAGCTGTGTGGATTCGTGCTTCTGGCCTGGATCCTGGCGGTTGCGACCGTCCAGGGACTCAGGCTGGTTGGGGTGCACTGA
- a CDS encoding helix-turn-helix domain-containing protein → MNTAPSPGSIPLSIGLVVFPRCQPAGLFAIADLLALLNHKAGRELFRPVWVTHGGPVAVSWHNQLLRDAVPLETVDCGLWVVPPLWATDVDQLKSVLSEALPVSEELATRQGRFWTYCSGSLILAQSGRIDGRRMATERWLVLLAGRLFPSVKWDAESGIAHDGEFSSAAGLHGYFRILSEWIAQTMGLDVLRTLEAGQFLPIPSRESGAFRPVDETVVCDPRLRRLLEAAKGTPADRIDLAWACGLLDMSSRSFFRFVADKTNMTPGEWLRRIKLRQVGRLLATTDTPLREISKELGYQSQAGLARSFQQATGYTPQQYRKLFGELEFSPPVLC, encoded by the coding sequence ATGAACACTGCGCCCTCGCCCGGCTCCATTCCTCTTTCCATCGGACTGGTGGTATTTCCCCGCTGCCAGCCCGCCGGGCTTTTTGCGATCGCAGATCTCCTGGCTCTGCTGAACCACAAGGCAGGTCGGGAGTTGTTTCGACCGGTGTGGGTGACCCACGGTGGACCCGTGGCTGTGTCTTGGCATAACCAGCTTCTTCGTGACGCGGTGCCTCTGGAGACCGTGGATTGCGGGTTGTGGGTGGTGCCACCTCTCTGGGCCACCGATGTGGACCAGCTCAAATCCGTGTTGAGCGAAGCCCTTCCCGTTTCGGAGGAGTTGGCGACACGCCAGGGGAGGTTCTGGACCTATTGTTCTGGTTCCCTGATCCTGGCACAGTCGGGAAGGATCGATGGACGACGGATGGCCACCGAGCGTTGGCTTGTTCTCCTGGCCGGACGATTGTTCCCTTCGGTGAAATGGGATGCCGAGTCGGGGATCGCCCACGATGGCGAGTTTTCTTCGGCCGCTGGGTTGCATGGCTACTTCCGGATTCTTTCGGAATGGATCGCTCAGACCATGGGTCTGGACGTGCTGCGGACTCTGGAGGCTGGACAATTCCTGCCCATCCCTTCCCGCGAATCCGGAGCCTTCCGACCAGTGGACGAGACAGTGGTCTGCGATCCCAGGTTGCGCCGACTCCTGGAGGCCGCGAAAGGCACCCCCGCGGATCGCATCGATCTGGCCTGGGCCTGTGGCCTCCTGGACATGAGCTCCCGTTCGTTTTTCCGCTTCGTGGCCGACAAGACCAACATGACTCCCGGAGAGTGGCTGCGGCGCATCAAGCTGCGCCAGGTAGGACGCCTTCTGGCCACCACCGACACCCCGCTGCGGGAAATCTCCAAGGAACTGGGTTACCAAAGCCAGGCAGGCCTCGCTCGCTCCTTCCAACAGGCCACGGGATACACCCCGCAGCAGTACAGAAAGCTGTTCGGGGAGTTGGAATTCAGCCCTCCGGTCCTGTGCTGA